The genomic DNA GCTGCGCGGCAAGTCTTGCGGGCCCGGAGGAACCGGATCGAGACCCCCGTCACACCAGGGGTGGCAGCGTACCAGCCTGCGCACTGTAAGGTAACTGCCCGCCGCAGCGCCATGCTGCTCCAGCGCCTGCAGCGAATAAGCCGAACAGGTGGGTTCGAACCGGCAGGCCGAGCCCAGCCAGGGGCTGAGGAACAGCCGATAGCCTTTGACCACGCCGATCAGCAGCGCACGCATCATGGGGCGGCCACCTGCATTGGCGCTGTCGCTGGTGCCTGCGCTGCGGCAGAGCGCCGCGCCGCATGGCCAAACAACTGCAGCAACTCGGCCCGCACCGCCTGCTTGAGCGGGCCGGACGTGGCGCTGACGAACTGCTTGCGATCAAACGTGGAACGCAAGCGCACCACATGGGCAGCCTGCGGCAACCGGGCCTCGAACAAGGCCGCCACGGCATAAATCTGTCGCTTGATGGTGTTGCGGGTGACGGCGCGACGCGCCCAGCG from Acidovorax sp. T1 includes the following:
- the yidD gene encoding membrane protein insertion efficiency factor YidD; protein product: MMRALLIGVVKGYRLFLSPWLGSACRFEPTCSAYSLQALEQHGAAAGSYLTVRRLVRCHPWCDGGLDPVPPGPQDLPRSMRLFSRLSPSNTQPSSPKKSS
- a CDS encoding ribonuclease P protein component is translated as MQRLKTRPQFQAAMAGGTVSRTAHFALHRLVLDAENTAAAATRIAPTGPDSLPSAQGSQALFGVSDVWLGAMVPKRWARRAVTRNTIKRQIYAVAALFEARLPQAAHVVRLRSTFDRKQFVSATSGPLKQAVRAELLQLFGHAARRSAAAQAPATAPMQVAAP